From a single Apium graveolens cultivar Ventura chromosome 2, ASM990537v1, whole genome shotgun sequence genomic region:
- the LOC141706637 gene encoding fasciclin-like arabinogalactan protein 7 translates to MEKTMMLVVCSTLVLLCSTSAYAQKAKSPPAPPLSIVPTPAPAPAPAPEHVNLTELLSVAGPFHTFLDYLVSTKVIETLQNQANDTEEGLTLFVPKDKAFSSLKTPSLSNLTAAQLKSLCLFHALPHYYSLADFKNLSQASPIMTFAGGAYTLNFTDNSGSVLIGSGWTNTKVSSSVHSTDPVAVYQVDKVLLPEAIFGTDIPPMPAPAPAPEVDTKSPADAPDADGGHASSQSTSSPSSSYRITSSSAWSCLVLAISGGMALFL, encoded by the coding sequence ATGGAGAAGACCATGATGCTCGTTGTCTGTAGCACACTAGTGCTTTTGTGTTCAACATCAGCATATGCACAAAAGGCTAAATCTCCTCCAGCACCCCCACTGTCTATAGTCCCAACTCCTGCACCAGCACCAGCACCTGCACCAGAACACGTAAACCTCACCGAGTTACTGTCTGTTGCTGGTCCATTCCACACTTTCCTCGATTACCTTGTGTCAACTAAAGTTATTGAGACCCTTCAAAACCAAGCCAATGATACCGAGGAAGGACTTACTTTGTTTGTACCCAAAGACAAGGCGTTTTCATCACTTAAAACTCCTTCTCTATCCAACCTCACTGCAGCACAACTCAAGTCACTCTGCCTTTTTCATGCCTTGCCACATTACTACTCTCTAGCAGATTTCAAGAACCTCAGCCAAGCGAGCCCTATTATGACATTTGCTGGTGGTGCATACACTTTGAACTTCACTGATAACTCTGGAAGTGTTCTCATTGGTTCAGGATGGACAAACACAAAAGTCAGTAGTAGTGTGCATTCAACTGATCCTGTTGCAGTTTATCAGGTTGATAAGGTGCTTCTTCCTGAAGCAATTTTCGGTACAGATATACCTCCAATGCCTGCTCCAGCACCAGCTCCTGAAGTAGACACCAAATCTCCTGCTGATGCTCCAGATGCAGATGGTGGACATGCATCATCACAATCAACTTCAAGTCCATCATCTTCTTACAGGATTACAAGCTCGAGTGCTTGGAGTTGCTTGGTCTTGGCTATCTCCGGTGGAATGGCCTTATTCTTGTAA